The nucleotide sequence ATCTACGTTTGGGGAAACAGCGATTTTGCCGCAAAGCGGCACTTGGAAGCTTTCGAGTTTTTGTTCGAGTATCAAATCCGGCTGCTGTCCCTGCAGAAAGAAAAGACGCGCCTGCAACATCCCCCATCGTGATCCGGCGTCCTCAGGGCGTTGTCAACGATGCGCTTTCCCTCAAACATTTTGCAAAAGGAGTGATGATTCATGGCAGTCATTCGTTTGCGCAACACCGGCGAAAGGATTGAAGGAGAAGAAAATGTCAAGGCCTTTCTTGACAGCATCGGCGTGCTGTACGAACACTGGGACACTTCCAAGCTTCCTGAACATCTGCGCGACAAATACTTGTTGACGGACGAAGAAAAAGAACAAATCCTCGCCGCCTACGATACGGAAATCCGCTCTCTGGCTGAACGCAGGGGCTACCAAAAATGGGACATCGTCAGCCTCAGCGAACAGACGCCCAATCTGGATGAGCTGCTGAAAAAATTTGAGCAAGTCCATACCCATTCGGAAGACGAAGTGCGGGCCATCACTGCCGGAAACGGCATCTTTACCATCAAGGGGCCAAAAGAAACCGGCTACTTCGATGCGATACTGGATGCCGGCGACGTCATCTCTGTGCCCGAAGGAACGCCCCATTTCTTTACTTTGACGGACACCCGCCGCGTCGTAGCGGTCCGCCTGTTTATCGACCCTGCGGGCTGGGTGGCTCAGCCTTATGAAGATCCCGAATTCCAGAAGTAGACGCACACTCACCACATAAAATGGAGGAATCACCCATCCGCCATTGACGGCACAGCCCATCACAACGGAAAAGCCTGAAACAAGCAACCGCATCCGCGGACAAGTAAATCAAGACGCAAACTTCCGCTGGCTCGGCCAGCGGTCTTCTTTTGTTTATCAGCCGATATGTTGCCCTGCTCAGCACGTTCTTGATTCTACGCACGATATCATCAAAGGCCCCGTTTTGGTCTGGGCGCCGGCGCGAAGCATGAAATGACAAAAGATCAACTTTGTTCAGTCTTCTCAAGCAATTGCTGGTGATGTAAGATGGAAATGTGGCTATTGTTTTGTCATTGTTCCGTTTGCCCCGGGTCGGTATGCGCGTTCATGCCCTTTGAAATGCCCGGACCGTTCAAACATACCCTGTCGTCGTTAGGGGGTCGGCCCGCCATGCGCAAGCATCTCACCATCGCCTTGTCCATGGCCGTCTTGCTCATCGCAGCCGCAGCAGCCGTCATATATGCCGTCAACAACCATTCGCCGGAACCACAAACGGGGGTCAAGTTGCTCGGCGTTGAGTCCGTCGGGCCGTTGAGGAACGATTTGTCAAAAGAACAAATCCAATCCTTCATCGATTCCGCGTACAAAGAATATGTGAAGAAAAAGGCGGAGAGTTTGCATAACGTGAACCCTGACGCCGTCTTGGTTCAAGGGAAAGATTTTGCGGTGACGGCAAGAGAATTCATTGAATACAAATATCAGAAGTTGTTTATAGAGCGCCTCAACGAGACCATCTTCGACCATACGGTCGTAGACGGCCAATTGAAAGACGCCTTTGGGACGCCGGAATCAAAGACCGGCAACCTCAGCAATCAAGAGCTTCTTCGGCATTTCCTGAGCCGCTATGTGCTCGCCAGCCATGCGAAAGAACGGGGAATCAGCGTCAGCCGACAAGAATTGGACGATTATATCGCCTTTACCAAGAATGCACTGTCCGGCATGGATGCCAATACTGACATGGAATCGGATTTCACTGGCAAAGCGTTTTTTGAAGCCCTGTTGAAAATGAACGGCTGGACGGAAGAAGAATATTGGGAGTTGCCCAAGGTAAGAGAAGGATATGAAAGGGACATGTTACAACAAAAACTGGAAAAACAACTGATAGAAACCGGAAAGGTCGGCAATCACCATGAGTTTCTGGCGTACGCAGACAAAATTCTGGACAGCGCAATCAAGAAACTGGATGTACGCTGGGATTTGCTCGACAACATTCCGTAACCCATCTCCGGGCACGATACATTGGTTCCCTGGGGCCAAACAGCAGGAGAGGGCAGGGGATATTCCCCTGCCCTTCTGGTGTCGGTGTCTCATCTTGCGGGAAAAAGATTACTCCTCAAACGGCCACTTCGGCAGCATCTTGCGAAGCGGTTTGTCCTGCCGGTAACCCAGCGCGTATTCTGCCTGCATAATCTGGTGAATCTCGCGCGTCCCCTCATAAATCACCGGCGCCTTGGCATTTCTCATGTAACGTTCTACTGGGAATTCATGGGAATATCCGTTGGCGCCGTGAATCTGTACTGCATCCACTGCCGCCTGGAACGCCACGTCACAGGCAAACCATTTGGCCAGGGAGGTTTCCCGCGTGCAGCGCAGGCCTTGGTTTTTCATCCAACCTACACGGTATACAAGGAGCTGTGAGGCTTCATAGCCGGCCACCATCTTGGCGATCATCTGCTGCACCAGCTGGTGCTTGCCGATCGGCTGGCCAAAGGTGTACCGCTCATTGGCATACTTCACACTGGCTTCAATACAGGCATCCGTCAGGCCGACAGCGCCTGCTGCCACCGTGAACCGCCCGTTGTCCAGCGCCGACATGGCGATTTTAAAGCCTTCCCCTTCTTCCCCAAGGAGATTTTCCTTGGGCACGCGGACATCCTCGAGGAAAATCTCTCCCGTGTTGCCCGCCCGAATCCCCAACTTATCTTTAAACCCGCGCGTCGTCACGCCAGGAAAAGTGCGCTCCACGATAAAGGCGGAAATCCCGCGGTGCTTCTTGTCGGGATCCGTCTTTGCAAAAATCAGAAAGTGGTCCGCCACATCACAGAGGGAAATCCACGTCTTGCTGCCGTTGAGGATGTAATAATCCCCATCCTTCACCGCACGCGTCTGAATGGAAGCCACATCGGAACCGGCGTTGGGTTCTGTCAGTCCAAAAGCGCCGATTTTTTCACCCTTGGCTTGCGGGATCAGATATTTTTCCTTCTGATATTCCGTCCCCCATTGCAACAGGGTCATGCTGTTAAGCCCCGTATGCACCGAGACGGCGGTCCGGAAAGCCGTATCCCCCCGCTCCAGCTCGGCGCAGACAATGGCCAGCGTATTATAATCCATCCCCTGTCCGCCGTACTTCTCAGGGATACAAACGCCCATCAAGCCAAGATCAGCCAATTTGTCGATGATGCTCATTTCAAAATGCTGCTTGGCATCCCACTCCTGGATATAGGGCATGATCTCCTTGTCCACAAACTGGCGGACCATTTTCTTGACCGCCTGTTGTTCTTCAGAAAGCGCAAAATTCATCATCCTGCATTCCTCCTGTTCGATGATCGATTCATTGGGTCGGATGGTTTCGCATGGATAGGATGTCAGCAAGATCAAAAAAACCGGAACACGAAGGGTGACGATGGCCTTTCCTTATTGTTCGGAAAGTCTCCACCGTCTTACCTTCGTCATTCCGGCTCACGCCTGCGGCTCCTTGATCGGAGACGATCAATGGACACAAGCTGTGATCTTCATTTATGCAGGTAACAGTCCAATGTTTGTTAATTTTATAGTATGTCTTGAAAGCGCTTTTGTCAATAGTTGCTGTTCCTCAAGCACAATCATCCATTTTAAGAAAAAGCACAGACCACTTCTCCATTCCTTCATAAACTATAAACAACACGTACAGGAGGAAAAATATGGATGTCACTGTTAAAAGACGGGAGGAGAATGGGAATCAGTGCCTGCTCTCAGCTGATCTGTTTGAAGCACTGGAACTCGTTGAAAACAAAAAGTACACCTTACATGTTGGGCATTCCAATGCAACGGTCACATTTAAAAAGCGTCAGGGAAAAATTAGCCGGTTGTCGCTCCCACACACCATTTTTGAGCAACTTCATCTCCTGCATGGGATGAAACTGAACATCTGGAAAGCAGGCGATGCGATCTATTTGGGTCCCGTCGTCGGGATCTTCGTAAATCCCACATATATTACAAACCTTTCCAAGGGAAACATCCCGCTGACAGCGAAAAAAGATATCCAGGCCAATGCGGTTGCAAAATGTCTGATCTACTTTTTTTCGACGGATCATATCGACTGGAAAGCGAAAACCATCCAAGGATATACCGTTGCCCCCCAATCGAATCAGTGGACCTCTCAAACCTGTCCCTTCCCCAATGTTATCTATGACTGTGGAGTCCATTTCCCCACCGATCAAAAAGGAAAAGTAAAACGGATCCGGCAACGATTTCGCGAAGATCCTGGCATCCAGTTTATCAACAACAGTGACTACCTGGGCAAATGGGCGTTGTACACCAAGTTAAGCAAGTACAAAGAAATGCGGCCATACCTGCCCGAGACGATCCGTTATCAGTCCGTTGAAGATCTTCACACCATGCTGGCCAAACATCCGCTGGTCTACGTCAAATCGTTTTATGGCAGCCGCGGAAGAGAAGTGATGACAGTCAGAAAAACAGAAAACGGTTATGTCATCAAATTCTATCATGGCGTCCTGAAAAGCACCTTCGTCAAACGTTTTGATCAGATCGTACATCTGATCAACCGCTTCTTTGGCGACAAACCTCTGATTTTGCAAGAAGGGATTAATGTCCTCACCTATAAAGGGAGGAGACTGGATTTTCGCCTGTTGATTTGCAAAAACGGGTCGGGCCAATGGCAAGTCATTTACAACCAGGCCAACGTGGCAAAGCCTGGCGCGACGATTACAACGATCGGGAAAAACTATAAAAATTATGATCAAGTTTATCGCTACTTCCAAAAGACAGGACAATGCAATTCGATGCCTACCGATAAAAAGTTACGGAAGGAAACCATCAAAATCGCCCAATATATCGAAAAAGAATTTGGCCCGCACGGGGAAATCGGAATGGATATGGCTGTCGACCGAAACGGGAAAATATGGTTTATCGAAGCAAACGCAAAACCGGAGAAGTTACCCATACCTGGTCTTGAAGACACCAAAGGCGTCTCCCCTCAGTTCCTTTCCACCTTTCAGTACGCAACATTCTTGACAAAAAAAGCCTGTGGGGCCTTGTGAATCGTATTTCATTGTTAGGAGGTAAAAAAAATCAGTAACCGAATAATCAACCCGTTAGTTGGTGTTTTTGTCTCCAGAAGCACCATTCACAAATTGACAAATGACAG is from Bacillus thermozeamaize and encodes:
- a CDS encoding acireductone dioxygenase translates to MAVIRLRNTGERIEGEENVKAFLDSIGVLYEHWDTSKLPEHLRDKYLLTDEEKEQILAAYDTEIRSLAERRGYQKWDIVSLSEQTPNLDELLKKFEQVHTHSEDEVRAITAGNGIFTIKGPKETGYFDAILDAGDVISVPEGTPHFFTLTDTRRVVAVRLFIDPAGWVAQPYEDPEFQK
- a CDS encoding butyryl-CoA dehydrogenase gives rise to the protein MNFALSEEQQAVKKMVRQFVDKEIMPYIQEWDAKQHFEMSIIDKLADLGLMGVCIPEKYGGQGMDYNTLAIVCAELERGDTAFRTAVSVHTGLNSMTLLQWGTEYQKEKYLIPQAKGEKIGAFGLTEPNAGSDVASIQTRAVKDGDYYILNGSKTWISLCDVADHFLIFAKTDPDKKHRGISAFIVERTFPGVTTRGFKDKLGIRAGNTGEIFLEDVRVPKENLLGEEGEGFKIAMSALDNGRFTVAAGAVGLTDACIEASVKYANERYTFGQPIGKHQLVQQMIAKMVAGYEASQLLVYRVGWMKNQGLRCTRETSLAKWFACDVAFQAAVDAVQIHGANGYSHEFPVERYMRNAKAPVIYEGTREIHQIMQAEYALGYRQDKPLRKMLPKWPFEE